In Mesorhizobium sp. M9A.F.Ca.ET.002.03.1.2, the DNA window TGCAGCCGCATCCGGGCGACCAGCAATATGGCGAACCGTTCTTCATTCCGTTCCTTACCGGGCTGCAGGCGAAACTGGCCGAAAGCGGGCTCGACCTGATCGTGGTGATGGGCGCGCCGGCCGACTATCAGCAGGAGCGCCTGCGCCGGGTGGTCGAGACGCGCCGGGCCGATGCGGTGGTACTGGCGTGGACGCGGCGCGAGGACGAGCGCATCGATTATCTGACCAGGGTCGGCTTCCCGTTCGCGACGCTCGGCCGCAGCCGCTCCGGCGGCAAGTCCTACCCGTCGCTCGATCTCGATTTCGAGAAGGCCGGGGCCGAGGCGGTCGACCGCCTGGTGGCGCGCGGCCATCGCCGCATCGCCGCCATCCGCCCGTCGCTCGACCTCAATTTCGGCTACCTGTTCCTGGCCGGCTATCGCAAGGCCTTGCGGCGGCACGGCATCGAGGTCGATCCCGGGCTGATCGCGGAAGGCTTCATCAACGAGGCCGGCGGCTACGAAGTGACGCCGCAGGTGATGCGCTCCAAGGACCCGCCGACCGCCATCATCTTCAACAATGACGCGATGGCGCTCGGCGGCTGCAAGGCGCTGGCCGAGATGGGCATCAACCCCGGTCACGACATCGCGGTGATCGTCATCGTCGACACGCCGCTCTGCCGCTACTTCTCGCCGGCACTGACCGGCTTTCGCCCTCCCCTGGAGCCGATGGGGCGGCGGCTGGCCGAAATGCTGCTGGCCTCAATCCCCGCCTTCGCCGGCCCTGAGGGTGCCCGCGTCATTCGCGAAGTCTGGCCGCTGGAGCTGATCGCGCGCGACAGCGATTGATGATGGCTGCACTCACCCTCGCCGCGAAGTAACTTTCCGGCCGGCTCGATTACCTCGCTGTTGCTTGCGGCGGCCTATTACCGCTTCGACCGCTGGCGCACCACGCACAGGACAGGCCGGTTGCCGGCGTGCCGCGCCAGCGCGCGCATCTTTCGCGAGACGCCTAACGGCTGAAAGATGGCGCCCAAGCCTTCCCTCCAGCCACTTCGATCGCCTAGGATGAGCCAAGCGCAGTAGGGGAGAATCCATGGGCAAAGGCAGGGTCGAAGCATTTACCGACGGCGTCTTGGCCATCGTCATCACCATCATGGTGCTGGAATTGAAGGTGCCGCATGGCGACGACCTTGCCACCCTGGCGCCGCTATGGCCCGTCTTCTTCAGCTACGTCTTGTCTTTCATCTATGTCGGCATCTACTGGAACAATCTGCACAACATGTTCCACACCGTGCAGCGGGTCGATGGATGGGTGCTGTGGGCCAATCTGCATCTGCTGTTCTGGCTGTCGCTGATGCCCGTCACCACCGCCTTCATGGGCGAGAACCATTTCGCGCCGGTGCCTGTCGCCGTCTACGGTGTCGTCCTGGCGCTTTGCGCCGCCGCCTACACCATCCTCGTCA includes these proteins:
- a CDS encoding LacI family DNA-binding transcriptional regulator; the encoded protein is MASSIHDLARHLNISIGTVSRALNGRADVNADTRQRVLDAAAKLNYSPNQSGRSLRRGATHSIAFMLQPHPGDQQYGEPFFIPFLTGLQAKLAESGLDLIVVMGAPADYQQERLRRVVETRRADAVVLAWTRREDERIDYLTRVGFPFATLGRSRSGGKSYPSLDLDFEKAGAEAVDRLVARGHRRIAAIRPSLDLNFGYLFLAGYRKALRRHGIEVDPGLIAEGFINEAGGYEVTPQVMRSKDPPTAIIFNNDAMALGGCKALAEMGINPGHDIAVIVIVDTPLCRYFSPALTGFRPPLEPMGRRLAEMLLASIPAFAGPEGARVIREVWPLELIARDSD
- a CDS encoding TMEM175 family protein, with amino-acid sequence MGKGRVEAFTDGVLAIVITIMVLELKVPHGDDLATLAPLWPVFFSYVLSFIYVGIYWNNLHNMFHTVQRVDGWVLWANLHLLFWLSLMPVTTAFMGENHFAPVPVAVYGVVLALCAAAYTILVIALHRLHGHETTFARAIGSDRKGRISLVLYIAAVLLTFFNHWIGVAIYVLVAMIWFVPDRRFERLIEKQK